A region of the Verrucomicrobium sp. genome:
TTCCCGTATGAAAGCAAGGAGCTTGCCGATTTCCGCCCCTTCCAAGTCGGCCTCGATCCGTTCCAGGGCCTGGGTGACGTTGAGGCCTTGCCGGTAAAGGAGGCTGAAGGCGCGGAAGATGTTGCGCCGGGCGGATTCCGGCAGGCCTGCCCGCCGCAGGCCGACTCGGTTGAGGCCGGAGACCTGGTTTAGCTCCGGCGACATGCAGTAGGGGGGCACGTCTTTTCCCACGGCGCTGCCGCCCCGGACGATGGCCAGCTCCCCGATGCGGACGAACTGGTGGACCACCGCGCCGCCGCCCATGAAGGCCCGGTCCTGCACCTCCACGTAACCCGCCAGAAGGACATTGTTGACGATGGTGGCGCGGTCGCCGATGCGGCAGTTGTGGCCGACGTGGCAGCCGGTCATGAGGAAGTTGTGGCTGCCGACGCGGGTCTCGCTCCCCGGCTTGGTGCCGCGGTGGAGAGTGGCGTATTCCCGGATGACGTTGTGGTCGCCAATGACGAGGCGGCTGGGGTTTTCCGGATCGGCCTTATAGGCGTGGTCCTGCGGCTCGGCCCCCAGAATGGCGCCGTAGCCGACTTGGTTCCCCTGCCCCAGCACGGTGCCGCCGGTGACGACGGCATGGGCGCGGATCTCGCAGCCGTCCCCGACGATGCACCCGGCGTCGACCACGGCCCCGGCACCGACGCGGACGTCCTTCCCCAGCCGGGCGGCCGGATCGACATGGGCGGAGGGATGGATCATAGGAGGCCGTGCTCCTTGAAGCTGAAGTAGGAGGCCGCGCCCAGGATGACGTGGTCCAGGAGCGGGATCTGCATGAGGGCGGCGGCCTCCGCGAAAATGCGGGTGACCTGGCGGTCGGCCACGGAGGGGCGGGGATCGCCGGAGGGGTGGTTGTGGGCCATGATGAGGGAGTGGGCGTTGCGGGCGACGGCCGCGCGCAGCCCCTCGCGCGGGTGGAAGAGGGATTCGTCGAGCAGCCCGCGGCTGATCTCCTCCACCGCGATGAGGCGGCGCTTGGCGTTGAGCAGGATGACGCGGATCGACTCGTGGGGCAAGAGGCGCATTTCGTCCCCCAGAAGGGCCTGGACTTGCTGCGGCGTCTCGATCGGCTGGGCGGCGGCCTCCGTCTGGGAAAAACGGGCCCCCAGGCCGAAGGCGGCGACGAGCTGGAGGGCCTTGGCCGGGCCGACTCCCTTGATTTTGGAAAGGTCGGCCACGCTGGCGCGGCCCAGGCTTTCCAGGCCGCCGAAGCGGTGCAGGATTTCCTCCCCGATCTGAAGGGCGGAGGCCCCCTCCCGCCCGGTGCGCAGAAGGATGGCGATAAGCTCGGAG
Encoded here:
- the lpxA gene encoding acyl-ACP--UDP-N-acetylglucosamine O-acyltransferase, producing the protein MIHPSAHVDPAARLGKDVRVGAGAVVDAGCIVGDGCEIRAHAVVTGGTVLGQGNQVGYGAILGAEPQDHAYKADPENPSRLVIGDHNVIREYATLHRGTKPGSETRVGSHNFLMTGCHVGHNCRIGDRATIVNNVLLAGYVEVQDRAFMGGGAVVHQFVRIGELAIVRGGSAVGKDVPPYCMSPELNQVSGLNRVGLRRAGLPESARRNIFRAFSLLYRQGLNVTQALERIEADLEGAEIGKLLAFIRESKRGICKAYQRGGAKLETADTD
- the radC gene encoding DNA repair protein RadC, with the translated sequence MMSAAQRIREMPDEERPRERLLKHGAAALKTSELIAILLRTGREGASALQIGEEILHRFGGLESLGRASVADLSKIKGVGPAKALQLVAAFGLGARFSQTEAAAQPIETPQQVQALLGDEMRLLPHESIRVILLNAKRRLIAVEEISRGLLDESLFHPREGLRAAVARNAHSLIMAHNHPSGDPRPSVADRQVTRIFAEAAALMQIPLLDHVILGAASYFSFKEHGLL